In the Nitrosopumilus cobalaminigenes genome, ATTGTCGGAATTGTATTTAGTGTGACTAACGAAATTATTGCAGAAAATATGGCAAGACCTAAAACATCATCTAACACTGCTGCATTTACCAAAATATTCCCTTCTTTGGTTTTTTCCTTTCCTAATTCCTCTAAAATAATTACAGATACAGCTATACTTGTAGCACTTAAAGTCGCTCCAACAAATACGGCAGTTGTCCACTCATAACCCATCCAAAGTAAAACAAAATATCCTGTAACAAGAGGTACAATGACTCCCATTATTCCTATGATTGCAGATTTTGTACCTGCTTTAATTAGATCATGAAATGTAAAATGTAATCCTGCTGAAAACAAAATGACTATTCCAGAAATTTGCCACAATGCTAACATTACTTGGTTTAGTTCAACAATTGGTCTACCAAAAATTGGAATTAATCCTCCCAAAGCAGCAGGACCTAAAATTATTCCTGCAAATACATATCCGATAACTTCGGGGATTTTAAAATGAGAACAAAGTCTACCTAAAAGTAATGCCGGAAGTACCAAAAACAAAATACCAATAATTGTAGGAATTACATCAAACTCAGACACCATTTATTGGAATTTTATGTGGTTTCCAATAAAACTATGATTCTAATTTGCAGATATGAGATTAATCCTCATGCCTGTATGTGCTAATTATATCTCCAAAATAATATCTGAATCTGCGTGAAATGGAACGTACATAGAACTTCACAGACCCAAACCCGGTCGGGTCCGTTTATCGTTTTGACTATAATGTTTTTATCATCTAGATTTCGTGTGTTGAATTACTTGCAAAAAAGTTTGATTTATTCAATTGTTTTCCTAATTGCTGTAGGGTTATTTTCTTCTCCATTATCTTTTGGAGATTCTATTGATGAATTAGAAAAAGAACGTATTCAATTGGATAAACAAAGAAAAATTTTTGAAGATAACCTTCAAACTATTCAGAATCAGATTAACGAATTATCATCAATTTTAAATGATCTTAAAAATAATGATGTCTCTAATGATAAAATCGAAGATATTGAAGAGCAATTAGAAGAACTCTATGATGATAAATCAAAACTTGAAAAATCAGAAACTGATTTGTTGGAACGAGAAGCAATTTTTAAAGAAAAATGGAATGATGTTTCATCATCTCCTTCAATTACAAATACTTCTGATGATGCTTCAATTCCAGATTGGTTCAAGAGTAATGCAAAATGGTGGAAACAAGGACTAATCTCTGATGGTGATATAATTAATGCACTTGAATCACTAATCATCCAAGATATCATTCCATTGGATAAATTTGTAAAATCTCATTCTGGATTAGAACATGCTGCAGGTGTATCTCCTGGCGGCACATTTGTAATTGAAACTAATGATGAACCAAAAATTCCCACTTATCAAAAAGATGTTTTTGGATATTGGAGTGATGGCCAAGTTTCAGATTCAGAAATTGTTAATTCTATTGGTCATCTGATGGCTGAAGGAATAATAAATTCTGCCAAAATCCAGGCTGAAATTTCTGAAAGACAGGCAAAGTTTGATCAAAAGATGGCTGAATTGGACAAAGTGCTTGATTCGGATTCCAAATTTATGGATAAAATTGATGGTGATGATGGCTCAACTACGGTAACTAATCCCGATGGTTCAAAAACAGTTGTTTTTGAAGACAAGTCATCAACTACTTTCTTTCCAGATGGTTCTCGAATAACCAATATTCCTAATGGAATGACAATGGATCCCTTTGGACTTTCATTTACAATTGATAAGTATCATACTTCTTATCAGGAATCTGGCCATCCAACAATTTCAAAAATAATTGTTCATCCCGATGGTTCTAGAGATCTTTATCAATTTGTTGACACAAAAAGTTTCGAGGCATTTGAATTTGCAACTAGTTTCGCAGAAGGATTACTAATTACTGATTTAAAATCTGATTCTATTGTATCTACACCTTCATCTAATGTAGGAGGAATGCAACAATTATCTCAAATCACAACATTGACTATTGATGGAATTCAATTCCCTATTTCTCAATTTACTATTTGGAAATGGTCTGGGGAATGTGATGATGCATGGCACTATCACACTCCAACTGCTCAAGCTATTTCTGCAGATGGTGAAACAGGAATAGTTGATCCTGATCAGGAAAATTGTGGCTTTGGAAAAGTTGGAGAAGTTTTTGTTGGAACTTGGTTTATGAGTCAAGATGAAATTGATAAATTCAGAGATAGAACCGATTCTGATCCTCTCACAAATGAGGCGATGATGGGAGGCTCTGATGATGAATCTACACCTGTTGATGTGAACCCTGGTCCTGCTTCTATTGAAGAATCTGATAGTGGATCAAAAATCACTTCATCAAAATCTGATATTCTTACAGATTATGAGGATTTTGACGGTGATGGAATTGCTGATGAAATTGATGATTCTCCTTATCTGGCATCTACTACATTTGGTTCTCTTGGAACTGGCTTACCTGGTGAAATTCTTGATTTGGGTGGCCTTGAAGTTAGAATTATTGGTTCTGATGAATTTGGTGTATTGACCATTGAGATTACAGATGATGGCAGTATGTTCAAATCTTACGAGGATGGTGAAGCACCACATGCGATAATCCAAGTTCTGGGGGTTGACCTTGAAATGGAACCTGGAATCTATGAATTTTCATTTGGATGATTTTGATCTTTTAAAAAATTACGTGAAATTACTTACATAAGATCACACAAGATCATCTTTAACTAAAATAAGAATATCTTACAATTAATGACTAAAACAATATTTGGAAGAAAACTTCTCATGTTAGCTACAATTACAGTACTAGTTACTGGTTTAACGTTAACAACAACTCTCGACGATGCCGAAGCAAAAAAAGTAAAAAATACTGATGTTAGTGTATGGGATTCAGATGTTTCAATTAATCCCATTACAGGAATATTTCCAATTGGAGGTTCTGGACAAATTGCAGGAAACTTTGCAGTAGAAACTAAGGACAAGAAAGATACAACAATCCAAGTTGGATTAAGAGCACAAGACAGATTTGATGGTCCAATTGAACCAATAAAAGATGTCTACATTGTTCCAACAGGAGAATCTACACCTGGTCTTAGGGCATGGAATTTTGACTTTAGTATTGATTCTGGTACTGAATTTCTTGAAACACAACTAGGAAAAGATCTATCCACAAGTAATTTGGAAGACTTTGATGTGGTATTAGAAATTAAAGATGCCGAGAAAAATAAATTCAAACTTGATTTTGATTTGGGTGGAATTAATGCAAATCCTGTTGGACCAATAATTCTATCTCAACAGTCTTGGAACATTGGATTTGGTTTTCTTGATATCCCTGTAGATAGTGAAGCATACAAAATTTCCCTTTCTGTTTTAGAAGATGATGGAAAAAAAGGGAAAAAAGTAGCAAAATCTAAGATTACAGTATTAGTTACTGATCAAGTTCCTGAAGATGGCAAACTAGACATCTGTCATAAAGAAAAGACAAAATCAGTTTCTGTAAAGTCTGTTGCAAAACACATCGAAAAACACGGTGACACTATCGGTCCTTGTACTGAATAGTATTCTTTTTTTATTTATTTTATAATTTCAAAAGTAAAGAATCAAAATAATTTTAGAATAATAATTTCAAACGTTCAATTCCTTCTTTGAGAATCAATTTTACTCTTAATATGGGATGTTTTTGTGTTTTTTTCTATATGGATCTTAATAAAATTCTAGTTCCAGTAGATGGTTCGAAAAAATCCTTTGAAGCCCTAGATAGAGCAGTTACTCTTGCCGGATTTACACATGGCCACATTACTGCCATCAATGTAATTCCTCATGTTGCTGATGGAGGGCCAAGAACAAAGGCATTTGATAAACAATTGGTAGATGACGCAAAAATTGTTCTAAAAAAAGCAGAAAAACGTGTAGGAAACAAGAATGTAAAATTTACAACAAAAATTCTAAGAGGCTCTCCAGGACATGTTACATTACATACTGCAAAAACAGGAAAGTTTGATCACATTGTAATGAGTACAACTGGTTCAGGAACTGCAAGTAAAGATATGATTGGAAGTGTATCAAATCATGTACTTCAAAAGTCCAAAATCCCAGTATATTTGATTAAATAATTTGGAGAACTAGATTGTCTGATTTAATTTCCATTTTGAAAAAACCAATTACCATTGAAAAAACATCCTCTCTAAGTCATACTATTTCAGAACTATTGAAAAACAAAATCAGCAGATTGATTGTGACTGAAAATGGTACTTCTGTAGGAATAATCACAGAAAAAGACATTGGATTATTCTTACTTGAAGATGATTCTGAAAAGAATCTTGATGAAATCCCTGTATCTCAAATCATGCATATGCTTACCTCTGTAGATGAATCAATGTCTGTTGAGAAATGTATTGAAATAATGCTTGAAAAACAAATTGGCTCTTTGGGGGTTACATCAAACAGTCATGGGTTGATTGGAATAATTACAAAAACTGACATTGCTCAACATTATGTCCAAAAATATCCCAAAACACACACAGTTGGAGATGTGATGACGATATCTTACATCTCTATGAATCATGATTCAACTCTTAGACATGCAGTATCTGAAATGATTGACAAAAAAATATCTAGACTTTTTATAAAAAATGAAAATAATGAACCGCAAGGAATCATGACATTTCGTGATTTGTTTCATGTTGCATTAGAGCAAGGCAATACCGACTCTGTTTTAGATACTTCTGATCCTGCAATCTCTATAGTTTTTACAAGAAAAGGATTCCTTTCTGATTCAGGATTTGGAAATACTATACAAGCAAAAGATGTAATGACTAAAACTTTTGAATCTGTGAATTTTGATGAAGATCTTACAGTAGCTTGTGAAGAAATGATTCAAAATAGAATTAATGGTGTTGGAGTTAAGATTAATGGTAAACTCGGTGGTGTAGTATCTAAAACTGATATTCTAAAAGCCATTTACATAAATAACAATTCTAAATAATTTTTCACATGAGTGATTCAAAATTAAATCTTGATGAATATAATGAAAAGTGCAAGAACATTTTAGAAGATCCTGAAATTCTTTTTGCAGGGTTGTTGGATGGATTAGGTACTCTTTTAGCTGGGGGTTACAAACCAGGAACATGTTCGCGCTTGTCTGATGAACAACATCAAACCATTTGCGTTGAATTAGCATCACGAGTAACAAAAAGAAAAAAATTCAATTCTGAATTGGGCAATGTAAAATATTCTGCATCCCGACGTGATCGTGTGGTAATTATGAGTTTCCCTATTTCTGATATGGCTGTAATGATACTTGCTGAACCTCACATCAATATTGACCGATTTGCATTTAGAATTCTCTCAAAACTTGATAGACAGTGGGGAGAAAATTAAGAGTAAATTTGAATTTGATTTTAATTATTGAGGAATTTTTACTTTAAATTCAAAACCATCTTCATCTGATTTAAAATCAGTAGTAGCATGTTTTGCATCATTGAACATTTTGAAATAAATCATCCCATTGACATAGAGCCAATTATACCCCATGTCGCTATTTGCACAGACTATGGTTCTAACACCTTCGTTATCATCATAATACAAATGATGTCCATTTTGCTTGAACCAACTAGACATGGTTTGGGTCATTTCTTCAAATTTCAGCATTGGGGAGAACAACTGCATACATGATACCGTTGGTTGATATTTTGTTTCAATCCACTCATCTAACTCTTCCTTGGCAAATCTGTTGTACAATTGTTTCATTTCTTTTCGCTGAATGATCATGTCCTGACGTTTGAAGCACTTACCTAAGACATCGATGTGATTATTGATGATATTTTCTGCAGTTTTGGTAGGTGACAAATTTTGCTCTTGAGCTAGTTTCTTTATTGAATTTGCATGGTCTTTTGTAAATCGTAAACTAAATACTTCATCTTTAGTCTTATCTGACATTGGCTCTATCTGGGTATTTTTTCAATAAATACTCATCTGATAATATGGCCTGAATGCTTACTTTACATGGAAAAGCTTACATTTCCCGAATCCTATGAATTTAAAGTATGATTATGTCGTTTCATGACTTACAACATTTTGGGGGAGGCTCAATAAACTGACTTCTAAAATCTGTAAAAATTGTGGAAAAGAATTTGAAAATCGACAAAGTGACTTTTGTTCTCTAAAATGTGCATCTGAAAATCATGAAAAAGGAGTTTTGGACAAATAATGTTGTTATTTTCCTAAACATGCATCTCAATTTCTAAAACTCTAATAATTCGTCATACATCGTATAATCATTGGATTATGAGAATTTTTGTAAGCAAATTTTGGATGTAGACCCTAAAATCCGCTTTGCCACTGTATTTGATGAATGGTCAGTCAAGGTAGGAGGTGGGATGAGAGATGGTGTGGAAAGCTTACTTTCAGAACGTGCATCAAAAGAACTTGTTAATTTAGCAACCCTTGACTGGAAATCTAGAAAAGAAATGGCAAAAATGCTTGGTAAAACAAAATACACGTTAGCAGAATTTGACACGATTAAACGATTCTCATTTTATCTTGGTGATGATTACTTACTCCTTGTAAGTGCTGAAAAAGAATGTGATACCAATCTCATAGTTGATCAAGTGATCAAACTATATTACAAAAATCAAAATTGAATCTTTTTATGAGCAAACAATGAACTAGTAATATGGAATTAAAATCTGAAAAATCAATTATAGAATATTTAAAAAAATTACCCGATGATACTATAATCAAATACTATCTTGATGTGGAGTATAGCCCATTCCCT is a window encoding:
- a CDS encoding universal stress protein, encoding MDLNKILVPVDGSKKSFEALDRAVTLAGFTHGHITAINVIPHVADGGPRTKAFDKQLVDDAKIVLKKAEKRVGNKNVKFTTKILRGSPGHVTLHTAKTGKFDHIVMSTTGSGTASKDMIGSVSNHVLQKSKIPVYLIK
- a CDS encoding CBS domain-containing protein — its product is MSDLISILKKPITIEKTSSLSHTISELLKNKISRLIVTENGTSVGIITEKDIGLFLLEDDSEKNLDEIPVSQIMHMLTSVDESMSVEKCIEIMLEKQIGSLGVTSNSHGLIGIITKTDIAQHYVQKYPKTHTVGDVMTISYISMNHDSTLRHAVSEMIDKKISRLFIKNENNEPQGIMTFRDLFHVALEQGNTDSVLDTSDPAISIVFTRKGFLSDSGFGNTIQAKDVMTKTFESVNFDEDLTVACEEMIQNRINGVGVKINGKLGGVVSKTDILKAIYINNNSK
- a CDS encoding DUF6659 family protein — translated: MSDSKLNLDEYNEKCKNILEDPEILFAGLLDGLGTLLAGGYKPGTCSRLSDEQHQTICVELASRVTKRKKFNSELGNVKYSASRRDRVVIMSFPISDMAVMILAEPHINIDRFAFRILSKLDRQWGEN
- a CDS encoding DUF6659 family protein, with translation MDYENFCKQILDVDPKIRFATVFDEWSVKVGGGMRDGVESLLSERASKELVNLATLDWKSRKEMAKMLGKTKYTLAEFDTIKRFSFYLGDDYLLLVSAEKECDTNLIVDQVIKLYYKNQN